One window of the Cotesia glomerata isolate CgM1 linkage group LG10, MPM_Cglom_v2.3, whole genome shotgun sequence genome contains the following:
- the LOC123272626 gene encoding protein obstructor-E — translation MTKNLIIVFFIIGATNAVFTCPKKDGQYEDPVQCDKYYDCEDGIATEKLCPDGLVFDPLNRKINKCDQPFNVDCGDRTELQPPQPNKKCPRKNGFFPHPDNSICDVFYNCIDGESVEITCTTGLHFDEYSGICVWPDSANRQGCGAVNKTLKDGFECPKEQQIDDRGQVVDHPKYAHPEDCQKFYVCLNGDTPREQGCSDGTVYNEDQQRCDVPENVPGCEDWYKTDEKKA, via the exons atgCAGTTTTCACTTGTCCAAAAAAAGATGGTCAATACGAAGATCCTGTACAATGTGATAAATACTATGATTGCGAAGACGGTATTGCAACAGAAAAGTTATGCCCAGATGGACTGGTTTTTGATCCATTAaatcgtaaaataaataaatgtgatcAACCTTTTAATGTTGATTGCGGGGATCGTACAGAATTAC aaccTCCTCAGCCAAATAAGAAATGTCCTAgaaaaaatggattttttccTCACCCAGATAACTCAATTTGCGATGTCTTTTATAATTGCATAGATGGAGAGTCAGTCGAAATCACTTGTACAACTGGCTTGCATTTTGATGAATACTCTGGTATATGTGTGTGGCCAGATAGTGCCAATCGTCAG GGCTGtggggcagtaaataagactCTTAAAGATGGTTTTGAGTGTCCAAAAGAGCAACAAATTGATGACAGAGGTCAGGTTGTCGATCATCCAAAATATGCTCATCCTGAagattgtcaaaaattttacgtttGCTTAAATGGAGATACTCCTCGCGAGCAAGGTTGTAGTGATGGCACTGTCTACAATGAAGATCAGCAAAGATGTGATGTACCAGAAAATGTACCAGGATG tgaggATTGGTACAAAACAGATGAAAAAAAGGCTTAA
- the LOC123272624 gene encoding jerky protein homolog-like, with protein sequence MGRPVSASDGWLARFKKRYGLKNKHIHGEKLSADLEGSEDFKEKFNNFKTITDISLDCIYNCDETGLYWKMMPNSTLVQRKEKKAEGFKKPKNRLTVMACTNASGTHEIPLLVIGKSAQPRCLRGVKNVPVHYIHQENSWMIREIITTWYTEIFLPEVKKKHELDKNPDTKIVLIMDNAACHPPAEELNKLCKSCTVMFLPPNVTSLIQPLDQGIIEKFKRRYRNDLIEKILLQEENNVENKDFFQSFNLLDAFNLCALAWDEVTSSDIRNCWKNLIPLAVDNSAEIAPVTLPKNEAFYAIMKRIKEFKICTPAEVENWLQIDCDDNGWQLLSDNDILDDRCIAENQEEEEFDDEISYNDQNCTFDDSIIDGNCPTFIEAMSGLKTFL encoded by the exons ATGGGTCGACCAGTGTCGG CAAGTGACGGGTGGCTTGCCAGGTTTAAGAAGAGGTACGgattaaaaaacaaacataTTCATGGCGAAAAATTGTCGGCAGATTTAGAAGGTAGTGAggattttaaagaaaaattcaacaattttaaaacaataacagATATAAGTCTTGACTGTATTTATAATTGTGATGAAACTGGACTTTATTGGAAAATGATGCCAAACAGTACATTAGTTCAAAGGAAAGAAAAGAAAGCTGAAGGATTTAAGAAACCAAAGAATCGACTGACTGTGATGGCATGTACAAATGCTTCTGGCACGCACGAAATTCCTCTGCTTGTTATCGGGAAATCAGCACAACCACGCTGCTTAAGAGGTGTTAAGAATGTACCTGTTCATTATATCCACCAAGAAAATTCATGGATGATCCGTGAAATTATAACGACATGGTACACCGAAATTTTTCTGccagaagtaaaaaaaaaacacgaaTTAGATAAAAATCCTGACAcgaaaattgttttaattatggACAATGCGGCTTGTCACCCACCTGCTGAAGAGCTCAATAAGTTATGTAAATCATGTACGGTTATGTTTTTACCTCCGAATGTTACATCTCTGATCCAGCCTTTAGACCAAGGcatcattgaaaaattcaaaaggcGATACCGTAatgatttaatagaaaaaattcttcttcaagaagaaaataatgttgaaaataaagattttttccAGTCATTTAATCTCTTAGATGCATTTAATTTATGTGCCCTTGCATGGGATGAAGTGACAAGCAGTGATATTAGAAATTGTTGGAAAAATCTAATCCCACTGGCTGTTGATAATAGTGCTGAAATAGCGCCAGTTACTTTGCCTAAAAATGAAGCCTTCTACGCTATTATGAAACGAATcaaagaattcaaaatttgtactCCTGCTGAAGTTGAGAACTGGCTCCAGATTGATTGTGATGATAACGGATGGCAACTTCTGTCAGACAATGACATTCTGGATGACCGGTGTATTGCTGAGAATCAAGAAGAAGAAGAGTTTGATGATGAAATCTCGTATAATGATCAAAATTGTACGTTTGATGATTCTATTATAGATGGTAATTGTCCTACGTTCATAGAGGCTATGAGTggattaaaaacttttttataa
- the LOC123272922 gene encoding uncharacterized protein LOC123272922: MKRGRYKLHLTPESNGIIPRSTFYRKLKQYRCTVTNEDNQIPNQNIVDDNTNGNDQLACEEIFGDNNSMSIETVSENNASLTYQQNSPTYSVPNSWFYEDYDDESQHRETWFDAEDSTVNDFYIGCDSEHNQQDDKEKDTDKEKDTDYEYNKQLCKCSTITRGEALMMTLALGAEESLTWKTIIAILSMINTLFQSDVVPASKYKLFKTLKLNEDILVYHIYCKECNYYFGAQKELNKDEFQCKICDKNVKSSDIAYFLTFDISLQLKSILEDPEVQQFLMENRQDKRDDCSNSDLQNMRDGKIYKKLSTINNPLSDEYNFSYTFNTDGCQPSKSSKLSIWPIYARINEFSSKLQSKHMIMTGLWIDKKEPDMLLFATIR, translated from the exons ATGAAGCGAGGTCgatataaattacatttaactCCGGAGAGTAATGGCATTATACCTCGATCcactttttatagaaaattaaaacaataccGATGTACT GTTACAAATGAAGATAATCAAATTCCTAATCAAAATATTGTTGATGATAATACAAATGGAAATGATCAATTGGCTTGCGAGGAAATTTTCGGCGATAACAACTCAATGTCTATAGAAACTGTGAGTGAAAATAATGCTTCTCTTACCTATCAACAAAACTCACCCACATATTCGGTACCAAATTCATGGTTTTATGAAGACTATGATGATGAATCTCAACATCGAGAAACATGGTTTGAC gcgGAAGATTCAAcagtaaatgatttttatattggTTGTGATAGTGAGCATAATCag CAAGATGATAAGGAAAAAGACACCGATAAGGAAAAAGACACTGATTACGAATACAACAAGCAACTTTGTAAGTGTTCGACAATCACACGGGGAGAAGCTTTAATGATGACACTTGCATTAGGAGCTGAAGAATCCCTTACATGGAAGACTATTATTGCTATTTTATCAATGATTAATACATTATTCCAAAGTGACGTGGTCCCtgcttcaaaatataaattatttaagacaTTAAAACTAAATGAGGATATTCTTGTATATCATATATACTGCAAagaatgtaattattattttggagCTCAGAAAGAATTGAACAAAGATGAATTCCAGTGTAAAATTTGTGACAAAAATGTGAAATCGTCAGATAttgcttattttttaacatttgatATCTCTCTACAACTAAAATCAATTTTGGAAGATCCAGaagttcaacaatttttaatggaaaatCGTCAAGATAAAAGAGATGATTGCAGCAATAGTGATCTTCAAAATATGAGggatggaaaaatttataagaaattatCTACGATAAATAACCCTCTTTCAgatgaatataatttttcatacacTTTTAACACTGACGGTTGTCAACCATCGAAATCAAGCAAGCTTTCTATCTGGCCCATATATGCTCGTATCAATGAGTTCTCTTCGAAACTTCAATCTAAGCATATGATTATGACAGGCTTATGGATTGATAAAAAAGAACCCGACATGCTCCTTTTTGCAACCATTCGTTGA